Proteins encoded by one window of Primulina huaijiensis isolate GDHJ02 chromosome 1, ASM1229523v2, whole genome shotgun sequence:
- the LOC140972501 gene encoding agamous-like MADS-box protein AGL29 — protein MAPPKRKRPSLGRRKIEMKLIADENARVVTFSKRRSGLFKKATELSTLCAAKIAIIVFSPCNRAYSFGNPNVDHVTDQFLSHFPMPNQQSFNPVTNMQQLKDRCDQINEEMEIKKRKGKEIEEGLESFSSRVLIEDLGSVDLAGLKETKEKLERFREQLVGRVNRPESGSGECSSSRLVDAKVSFLEEDGNGSPIPSDWLKL, from the coding sequence ATGGCGCCTCCGAAAAGGAAGAGGCCATCACTGGGGAGAAGAAAAATCGAAATGAAACTGATAGCAGACGAGAATGCTCGAGTGGTCACCTTCTCGAAACGAAGGAGCGGGTTGTTCAAGAAGGCAACCGAGCTTTCTACGTTGTGCGCGGCCAAGATCGCCATAATCGTTTTCTCCCCGTGCAATAGAGCTTATTCATTCGGAAACCCTAACGTGGACCATGTAACAGACCAGTTCTTGAGCCATTTTCCGATGCCGAATCAACAGAGTTTCAATCCTGTGACCAACATGCAACAGTTGAAAGATCGGTGTGATCAAATAAATGAGGAGATGGAGATCAAGAAAAGGAAGGGGAAGGAGATTGAAGAGGGTCTCGAAAGCTTTTCGAGCCGAGTTTTGATAGAGGATTTGGGCTCCGTTGATTTGGCTGGATTGAAAGAGACGAAGGAGAAACTGGAAAGGTTCCGAGAACAACTGGTGGGGAGAGTGAATCGGCCGGAGTCAGGATCTGGGGAGTGTTCTTCCAGTCGTTTAGTTGATGCTAAGGTTTCATTTTTGGAGGAGGATGGAAATGGATCTCCAATTCCATCGGATTGGTTGAAATTATGA